Proteins encoded by one window of Blautia faecicola:
- a CDS encoding NUDIX hydrolase, translated as MIEATSCGGVVIYRGKILTLYKSYKNRYEGWVLPKGTVEEGEEYHETALREVKEEAGVQASIVKYVGKSQYSFSIQDDVVEKDVHWFLMSANSYHSKPQREEYFVDSGYYKFHEAYHLLKFSNERQILEMAYNEYLDLRKSNLWGNRKYF; from the coding sequence ATGATTGAGGCAACGAGCTGTGGCGGAGTGGTAATATATCGGGGAAAAATCCTGACTTTATACAAAAGCTATAAAAACAGGTATGAAGGATGGGTTCTGCCAAAGGGAACTGTGGAAGAAGGAGAGGAATATCACGAGACGGCTCTCCGCGAGGTAAAAGAAGAAGCAGGTGTACAGGCTTCCATTGTAAAATACGTGGGAAAAAGCCAGTACAGCTTCAGTATTCAGGATGATGTGGTGGAAAAGGACGTGCACTGGTTTTTGATGTCGGCGAACAGCTATCACAGCAAACCGCAACGGGAAGAGTATTTTGTGGATTCCGGTTATTACAAATTTCACGAGGCTTACCATCTGCTGAAATTTTCCAATGAACGCCAGATTCTTGAGATGGCATACAATGAGTATCTGGATTTGCGAAAATCCAATCTCTGGGGAAACCGCAAGTATTTTTAA